In Flavobacterium sp. 83, the genomic window ATTAAAAGCGGTTTTTTATTGGTCGCTTTTTGGAAGTCCTAGTGTTTTCTACTAGTGTTCGTTTATCACTCGTTTCGAATGCTTTAAAAATTACTTGTTTACTCTGATGTAAAGTTATAAAATAAAAAAAATCCTTGTTAAAGGATTTTAGTTGAAGTTATTAACAATCGTTTAATGTCAATAAAATAGACACTTAACACGTTATTTAAAAAATATAGTTATCAACTGCTTTGTCCAGTTCCTCACTGATAATTTTAGCATATACCTGCGTGGTGCTGATGTCACGGTGGTCCATTAATTTAGAAACGTGCTCAATTCTCATACCATTATTTAACGCATTTGTCGCAAAACTGTGTCTTGATAAATGGAACGAAAGGTCGAAAGGTAAATTTATTTTTGTACCCATTTTTTTCAGGTGCCAGTTTGCTAATTTATTGAAAGCTGCTGTTTGAAAATAACGTTTTGCTTCACTGTTCAAATAGCCTTCTTTGTCCATAATAATCGGAAAGATAAAATCATCGTGATTGGCATTTACTTTTTTGTATTTTTCTAAAATATCGATAGCCACTTTTCCAATTTTGAACTGGTGTACTCTTCCAGTTTTACGAATGTGTTTGTTGATTTTATGTTCAGCTTCATTGTAATTAGAATATTGCATTTCGATAACATCACTAAAACGCAATCCTCCGGCATAAATAGAGAAAAGGAATAAATCTCTCCACATCATAGCTTTTTTCCCTTCTATGAGCTTTAAATTGGTTAAAGCATCAATCTGTACTTTATTAAGAAATAATCTTTTAGATGAACTGATTTTGAGGGTTATTTTGCTAAAAGGAAACATCGTTTCGGGAATTACTTCTTCACGAATAGCATCCCTGAATATGGTTCCGAGCACAATTATAGAAAGGCGTTGCGTTGTATCTCCGTTGCCTAAAGTATCTCCTAAATGAAATTTATAGTCGTTTAATAGTGCTACCGTAATTTCATCAAAATATACATCCTTTGTTCCCATATATTTTTCAAATTTATCAACCTGAGAGGTGTATGCTCTGTAAGTGGAATAAGAAACAGTACTTTTGATTTTCTCTAATCTCTTTCTGGCATATTCAAAAAAGTTTGGCACTTCTTTTCCCTTTATGGCTTCTTTGAGTTTTTTAACCGATACCGTTTTTATTTTACGTTCCATATCGGCAACCTGACCTTCGGCATCTGCAATCTTTTGAGATAATGCAGCATTCATCCTGGCACTATTGGAATGGTTCTTTTTTACTTTCTGCTTTACTTCATCCCACTCGTTCTCTTTTAGCTTCACTCCAGCAGTGATAAATTTCGTTTTTCTATCTTTTATAATTCGGATATACAAAGGGCTGTGTCCTGTTTGGTCTACCTGATGTGTTCTTAAAATTAGTTTTACTGATGCCATAATAATAGGATTTTAGAAATGTTATACTACTTTTGTAAATTAATGCAAACGAGTGAAAGTATTGTAAATAAAGGGTTTTCAATTGGGTGCATCGTGATACGAAGGTACAACATTGGGTACAACAAAACAAGTATTTCGTTGCTTTTTGTTGCTTAAAATTGCATTGTTCATTTTTATAAAGTCAATGAATACAACACTTTAAGTGCAATTGGGAGGGTTGAATGAAAAGTTGTAGATAACTTGTATATAAGCGAAAAAAACCTTCGCCAATCTACCCATTTTTGGTTGTATATACGAAGTTTAGTTTCGCTTTATATTTTCTCAAATATATAAAAATTTTTCTTACAAATTAGTAAGCAACTTTTTTATTCCAATATGATTTATAACAGATTCTAAACTTTAATAAAGCACTTTTTTCGAAAATTTTATTCTGGAAAAAACTCGTTGTCAAATAGCCCCGATGGGAGCAAGTATCCCACGCTTTTGGGCGTGGATACTGCGGACAGCGGGACAACTCGTCTTGAAAAATTAGAAATGTTCTGCTCCTAATAAAGCGAAAAAAACACCAGCCTTTCGACTGATGTTTTCCTAGTTTTTTAATTATTTATACAACTAAAGTGTATTTAATTGTTGCTTACTTTTTGGCAATGATTTTTTTGAACAGCGTAACAATTCCCAAAACAATTCCTCCAATTACAAGGCCGATTAAAAATTCGGTTACAATGGAAGGTAATTGGGGTAATACGCCATGTAAAAAACCGATATTGTGTACAAATATACCACCTGCTACTAACAGTAAGGCGATGGTACCTATAAAAGATAAACTTTTGATGACTTTTGGCAGTGCTTTTACTAATATATTACCCAATTTATTTGTAAAACTTTGTTCTCTAGTATTTAATTGAATTAGTTTTAGACCTGCTTCATCCATTCTTACAATTAGTGCTACAATCCCGTAAACACCAACTGTTGCTAGTATTGCAATGATGGAAACAACTAGGATTTGTGATAAAATAGGTTTTCCTATAACGGTGCCGAGCGCAATAATTACAATTTCTACTGATAATATAAAATCAGTCACTATTGCTGATTTTATTTTTACTTTTTCTAAAGTCAAAATTTCTTCTTCGGTCATTGGTTCCAAAGAAATTTCGTGTTTTGAATTTTCGTGCGGGAAGAAGTATTCGTATATTTTTTCGGCACCTTCGTAGGCTAAATAAAGTCCTCCAAGCACTAAAATTATGATAACTGCTACCGGTAAAAATGCGCTCAACAAAAAAGCGATGGGTAAAATGATTGCCTTATTGAGCAGAGAACCTTTTGCAATTGCCCATAATACCGGAAGCTCTCGCGATGAAACAAATCCGGAAGCTTTTTCGGCATTTACTGCCAAATCATCACCTAAAATACCAGCCGTTTTTTTGGCGGCAAATTTACTCATTACGGCAATATCATCCATGATTGCTGCGATATCATCCAGTAGTGCGAAAAAACCTGATGCCATTTAATTTATTTTAAGAACTGCGCGACTTTTGGCATTGTTACACCAAAATTTAACCATGCAGTTTTGTTTGTTTATTCCTGCGAAGCTAAAACTTTTTTATTTACTCTATTTATAAAATGGGTGAATTTTTAGTTAATATTCACCCAAAATCTTTCTGTATTTGTAGTACTGTTTTTATTTACTTTTGGAATAAAAAAAATGATGGGATTCAAACATGTATTTAAAGCTAAATTAGATTGGTTTTTTTCTAAAAACGAAGCGGCGAAGTATACAAAAAGTCATACTATAACTATTGATGGTAAGTCTGTTCTAAATGTTTCGGCAGCTAAAGCTTTCAAAGGAGATCCTGCTTTGCACAATCCTGAAGACCTGTTATTGAGTAGCGTGGTTTCCTGTCACATGATGTCTTACTTGTATCTTTGTAAACAAAATGATATTGAGGTGGTGTCTTATACAGACGAAGCGGAGGCAACTCTTGAAGTTTCAGCCGACGGTAGCGGACGCTTTATTGCCATTACTCTAAATCCGAAAGTTCGTATTACTAACAAAGAAAAAATAGTTGAGGCACTTAGCTTGCATAAAAAAGCTAACCAACTCTGTTTTATAGCCAACTCGTGTAATTTTCCAATTCTGCATTGTCCAACTTGTGAAATTGAAGCTCTCGATTAAAGAGTTGCATTGTTAATTTTTTTATAAAATCTCAATTAAATCAGAAGGTTGGTTTAATATATATTTAGCTCCATTTGAAAGCAATTCTTCTTCGGGTCTATAGCCCCATGAAACCCCTACAGCGAACATATTAGCATTTGTAGCCGTTTGCATATCAATACCGGAATCTCCTATAAAAATGATTTCTTCGGCTTTTAGGCCAAAGCTTTTACTAATTTCCATTGTTTTAAACGGATTTGGTTTTTTTAGCGCTTCTGTTGTCAAACCCACTATTGGATTAAAATAATCAGGAAATAGGGTTGCTGTAATTTCCTTTGTCAGGTCATCAGCTTTATTAGAGAATACGCTTAGTTTTATATTGCGGGATTTTAATTCGTCTAATAATTCAAATATCCCATCATAGGCTTTTGTTTTGCACGTACAATTATCACGATATATAGCAACCATCAAATCGTAACACTGATTAATTTGTGTTTCATCATTATGTGTTGCAGGCATGGCTTTACTGACCAAATTTCTGAGGCCACTACCAATGAAATATTGATAAGCATCATAACTGTGAGTAGGGTAGTTGAGACTGATAAGAACGCTGTTCATAGCATCTGCAATGTCTTCCAGTGAATTTACCAATGTTCCGTCTAAATCAAAAATAATTCCTTTAAATGCCATTTTTCATTTTTATAGGAATCGAAAAAGTCAGCATTTCGATTCTAGTTTGGATATCATGCCCAAAGATAGGATATTGTTTTTTTTCTTTTTGTGACTTTTAAAAATTTATAGTTGCTTGCCTTTGTTAGTGTTTACGTGCGAGATTCACCTTGTTTCTATATTTTTAGCCAAGTTTAGCGTAATGGATACGGAGTGCTAAACTTCGCAAATTAAAAGTATTGTTTTATTTACATTACTGTCACAGAGCGTTCTGAAACCAGAATTAATAGATAATAAAAATCTTATTTTTTAACCCGTTGGGTGTAATTATTTGAAGTAAAAAATATTGATTAGATATTGGTCAAGATACTGAAATTCAGTATCTTGAAGTCGTCAAACAACCAATATCTATGTCAAATATAGTAAAAAATTATTTTAGAGTTTTAGAAGTTATAAGTTCTTTGAATATTGCATTTAATACAGAAATTCGAGCTGGAAGAAAGTTTAAAATGTCTGATTTAGAAGTAGTTGCTTTAAGTTTAACATCTGAATTTATGTCTATTGACAGTGAAAATTCATTTTTTAATCAGTTGCAAAATGGACAAATTTCTAATCTAATTGAACGAAGTCAGTATAATAAGAGAAGGAAAAAATTATTCCATTTTGCTGAAGAAATCAGACAACATTTATATTCAAAATTCACAGAATTTGAGAACTATTTTGTTGTTGATAGTATGCCACTTGAGATTTGTAAAATGGCTCGTCATAATAGGATTAAAATTTGTAAGGGTGATTTTCAGACTGCGCCAGATAAAGGTTTTTGTGCATCACAAAACTCTTGGTTTTATGGTTACAAACTTCACGGAGTTTGTACTGTTTCTGGGGTTTTTCAATCAATAGATATTACAAAAGCAAGTGTTCACGATGTACATTTATTAAAAGATTTAAAATATCAAATGTCTGATTGTGTGCTTCTTGGAGATAGAGGTTATTTGTCTTCACCATTACAATTAGATTTGTTTGAAACAGCAAATATAAAATTAGAAACTCCAATGAGAATCAATCAAATTGGGTATAAAAAACAACCCTACATATTTAGAAAATCAAGAAAAAGAATAGAGACATTATTCTCTCAATTGTGTGATCAATTTATGATTAGACGAAATTATGCTAAATCTTTTCAAGGTTTTAAAACAAGAATTTTAGCTAAAATAACAGCATTAACTTTGGTACAATTCATTAATAAATTTATTTTTGAAAGACCAATAAACAATATTAAAACACAAATAATCTAATTGCACCCAACGGGTTATTTTTTATTAAATTCTAAAGAAATACAATTAGATTTGTGAGCAGTAAATGAGATAAATCTTCAATAAAATTACATGAGAAAAATATATTACACTCTTTTTTTGTTCTTTTTAGTATTTAAAATTTCTAGTCAAAATGTACAAGTAGATATCATAACCAAGCAAAATGACACTATAAAAGAATTCAGATTAAAAAAGGATTATTCATTTGAAAATTCAATGGTGTTGGATTTAGAAAAAAAACTAGTTGTTGTTAATGTAAAAGGTGAAAAAAAAGAGTTTTTGCCCAATGAATTAAAATCTTTTAGTTTTACAAGAGAGAATAAACGGGTTGAGTTTATTAATATTGATGATAATGTATTTGGATTAGTAATGTATTCCAATAAATTAAAATTATTAAAGGTAATAAAACCTGGTTATACAACTGTCAATATTTATGTTATTGTAAGGCCAAATAATAGCAAGCCATCATTTATGGAAGCTATGGGGCTAGGCAGGCTTATCTCTAAAAAAGTTATTAGCCGTGAAATTACTGATTGTCCAAGTGTATTAGAAAAGGTAGAAAATAAAACATTAAAAATTAGTGGAGAAGAAGGAGTTGTAGAATTGATAAAAGATTATGAATCAAGCTGTTTTTAATTTTATTTATAAATAAAAATTTTCTTGTATAAAATAAAAAGACTTCACAGGTTTGATTCTGTGAAGTCTTTTTTTATTAGAATTGGATGATTAATGCACTAATTCGCTTTGATTCCTAAAAACCAGTTTACCATCAAAAGCATCGATTAGAACGATACTGTCTGTAGTTATTTTTCCTGATAGAATTTCTTTGGATAATTCATTAAGCACATCTCTTTGAATTACTCTTTTAACCGGTCTGGCACCAAATTGCGGATCGTATCCTTTCTCAGATAAATAGGCAATAGCTTCTGGAGTTGCATCCATCGTGATGCCTTGCTGCGCTAACATTTTAGTTACACTTTTCAGTTGTAATCCTACAATTTGAGCAATGTTTTCATTGGTTAACGGTGTGAACATCACAATTTCGTCAATACGATTGATAAATTCAGGACGTACCGTTTGTTTTAACAATCCCAGTACTTCCACTTTTGCAGCTTCGGTTGCGGCTTCCACACCTCCTTTTAAATTCTCAAATTTATCTTGAATAATCTGGCTTCCCATATTAGAAGTCATGATGATAATTGTGTTTTTAAAATCGGCTAAACGTCCTTTGTTATCTGTCAGACGTCCTTCATCCAAGACTTGTAATAAGATGTTGAACGTATCCGGATGCGCTTTTTCAATCTCATCCAATAAGATTACGGAATAGGGTTTTCTACGAACGGCTTCGGTCAATTGTCCACCTTCATCATACCCTACATATCCTGGAGGCGCACCGACCAAGCGGCTTACGCTGTGTCGTTCTTGGTATTCGCTCATGTCAATACGGGTCATCGCATTTTCATCGTCAAACAGGTATTCGGCCAGAGCTTTTGCCAATTCGGTTTTACCAACTCCTGTTGTTCCAAGGAATAGAAAGGTTCCCACCGGTTTTTTCATATCTTGTAATCCAGCACGGCTTCTGCGCACGGCATCACTCACGGCTTGAATGGCTTCTTCCTGACCTACAACTCTGTGATGCAGTTCATCTTCCAGTTTCAATAGTTTTTCTCTTTCGCCCTGAAGCATTTTCATCACTGGAATACCTGTCCATTTGGCCACGACTTCAGCAATGTCTTCACGGGTCACTTCTTCTTTTATCAACGAAGTTCCGGATTGGTTTTCTTGTAATTCCTTCAGCAAAATATCTAAACGTTCTTGCGCTTCCTTGATTTTACCATAACGAATTTCGGCAACTTTTCCATAATCGCCTTCACGTTCGGCACGCTCTGCTTCGTATTTGAAATCCTCAATCTCAGTTTTTACGGCTTGAATATTATCGACTACATCTTTCTCTGATTTCCATTTGGCGTAGATTTCGTTGCGATCTTCTTTGAGATTTGCCAAATCCATGCCTAGGATTTTGAGTTTGCTTTCGTCTTTTTCGCGTTTAATGGCTTCAATTTCAATTTCCAATTGCATGATTTTTCGATCCAATACATCGAGTTCTTCGGGTTTCGAATTGATTTCCATACGCAATTTTGAAGCTGCTTCATCCATTAAATCAATAGCTTTGTCCGGTAGAAAACGGTTGGTAATGTAGCGTTGTGATAATTCTACGGCTGCTATAATTGCATCGTCTTTGATTTGGACTTTATGATGGGTTTCGTATTTTTCTTTGATTCCACGCAAAATCGAAATAGCACTTTCAGTATCCGGTTCTTCGACCATTATTTTTTGGAAACGTCTTTCGAGTGCTTTATCCTTTTCGAAATATTTTTGGTATTCGTCTAATGTGGTTGCTCCAATAGCGCGCAGTTCTCCACGAGCCAAGGCCGGTTTCAAGATATTTGCAGCATCCATAGCACCTTCGCCACCTCCTGCGCCTACGAGTGTGTGAATTTCGTCAATGAATAAAACGATATCACCTTCGGCAGAAGTTACTTCTTTTACCACGGATTTCAATCGCTCTTCAAATTCTCCTTTGTATTTTGCACCGGCAATCAACGCTCCCATATCAAGCGAATAAACGATTTTATCTTTCAAATTGTCTGGAACATCTCCATCTACGATTCGGTGGGCTAATCCTTCGGCAATGGCAGTTTTTCCCACACCGGGTTCTCCTACTAGCATGGGATTATTTTTAGTTCTACGAGTTAAAATTTGCAATACCCTGCGAATTTCCTCGTCCCGACCAATAACGGGATCCAGTTTTCCAGAACGTGCGAGTTCGTTTAGATTTTTGGCATATTTATTTAATGAATTGTAGTTTTCTTCAGCAGAAGCAGAAGTTACACGTTCTCCTTTTCGCAATTCTTCTATTGCGGCTTTCAATCCTTTTCCAGTAACACCCTGATCTTTTAATATTTGGGCAGCCTTGGTTTTTGAATCAAAAATTGCTAAAATCAAATGCTCTACGGAAACGAATTCATCATTCATTTTCTTTGCAATAATTTCCGCTTCGTTCAACGTTGTGTTTGCGGTTCTGGAAAGCATAATTTCGCCACCAGAAACTTTTGGAAAACTCTGAATTGTGCTGTCCAATATTTGAAGAAAAAGAGGAACATTCACGTTCAGTTTTTTCAAAATAAAAGGAGCCACATTTTCATCGACTTCAAAAATAGCCTTGAAAATATGTTCGTTTTCTATTTGTTGCTGTCCTTGGCTTTGCGCCAATTGTTGCGAAAGCTGAATGGCTTCCTGGGATTTGATAGTAAATTTATTTATGTTCATGATGTTATATTGTTTTGTGGTTATTTGACTAACTTTGCGAATCAATATTCAATATATATTCCAATACAATAATACAGACAAATTGACAGAAATTTCATGATTTTTATCATGTTTTAAAGTCAAAATGTCTTAAAACAAGACAATTATGAGTTTTTTTAAAAATATGTTCAACAGTTCAGAAGAAAAAGATTCAAACGAAAACAAAATCAACTGGAATGAACTAACCGATTTAGGGCAACTAAGTGAAATTATCGAGATTTCAAATGAAAAACCGGTAGCCATTTTCAAACATAGTACACGTTGCAGCGTCAGTAGGATGGCACTTAAACAGTTTGAAAATGAGTTTAATAGCTCAGATAAAGTTACGCCTTATTTTTTAGATTTAATAGCACATCGCGATATTTCTAATGAAATAGCGAATCGTTTTGGAGTTACACATCAATCCCCACAATTAATTTTAATTAAAGATGGAAAAGCCATTTATAACGTTTCGCACAGTGATATTGATGCGGAGGAGTTGGGAAAGAAGGTTTAAGTCAATAGTTTAAATTTAAGATATTTAAAAAATCCATTCGTTGCTGCGAATGGATTTTTTTGGTTTGGATGAAATTTTAAAATTTCCCTCCAGATCCTCCACCACTAAAATCGCCACCACCAAATTTCATATCGGATTTTTGGGTAATTTCTGGTTTCAATCCGAGCTGTGAAATGATTACTGCTTCGGCATTCATAAAAGCATTTGCATTAGTAAAACGATCTGGTCGGAATGTAATTCCAGTCGCATTATTTTTTATTTTTTTTATCGTAAAATAGGTGAAAGCAAATAAGAATAATCCTCCCATAGTCAAGGCGATTCCGATGGGTAAAAATGCATAGTAAAAACGAATGGTATAAATAGAGAATGCTATTGCCAGTAATCCTATCCAAAGCATTATGCGGTCTTTTTTTAATAAAGAATATATAAGATACACTAGAGGAACAATAATTGTGAAGATGTAAAAGAATAATGCAAAGGGAATATCACTTTTTGGAGCAATCTCTGTACCAAGTAATACAACCGAAAGTTCGCGCACTACCAAATAATTCCCCGCTAAATAAAATAGAATAAGGCTAAAACTATTGGTTAACAAAATCCCTTGGTGATAAAAAAAAGTTGTTGTTTTTTTTAGAACTAGTTTACTAGAAAAATAGATGCTTGCCGAAAATAATAACATTATAAATGGTAAAATGGTTTTTCCTAAAGTACCTAATTCAAATACTGCATAAATCAAAGTTGTTGTACCTGCCAAACATAACAGCAATGCCATTGATAAATGAACATAACGGTGATAACTTAATAATGAAGTTATTGTAATAGTTGATGCAATCAGTAAACCGTTTCCATTTGTTGAAATCCCTATTGCTATTGCTAAAGTTAATTGTGTGCCAAGTAAAAAGGCGTCGTCAAGGCCGTAACCATAATATTTTTGTTTGGCCAAAAGTTCGGTTCCTGCAAAACCAATAATCGCATAAATATAGACTGAAAATTTAAAATTAGGATCAATTGTATCCATGCCCAAAAAGGCAAGTGAGCCGCAAATTGAAGAATATAAAAAACACCCCAATAAGAAAAAGCCAGCGCGAATTAAAGTGTTTTTCTGACTTTTTAACGTAGTTAATTCTTTAGTTGTCAGATTATATTGTTCTTTGTGTATAAAGCCAGCGGTTTGTAAAGATTTCGCTTCTTTCACTAGCAGTAAGTTCTCTAGTTCTGTTTTATCATATACGATCATCAGATGTTTTTTTATTAAAATTTTTAATAAGGCGAATAAATAAGACTATAGAGGCTACGAAGTAAAAAGGTACCACAAAAAAGAAACTACTCAATAAATCAGTAAGGTCAATCGCGACAATGATTTTGTATAAAAGGAAATTAATTCCAAAATAAGCATACAAAATGGTAAAGACAAAGATGGACACTGATTCAATTTGGTAACTCGTTGTATAAAAATAGTAAGAGGAAATTGCTAACAGAATTATAAAGATCCCCCAATACGATGCGAATAGATTATTAATACAAGAAATACTGATTAGATGTAAAGCAAAAGTTAGGAAGATTAAATTGAAGTGTTTTTTCAGGTCGATTTTCACGCTATAAATAGACCATATAATCAATAAAAAACCTAAACCAATAGCAGAATAACTTAACGAAGCGGTATTGTGAAAATCATTACTAAGTAACGATTTCGGGCTTACCGATAAACCAATATAAGCTGCCAGGCCAGTGATTGCAATAGATAAGATACTTTTATTGTCAAAATAATAGGCGCAAAATAATCCAATTGCTGTGGGAATCAAAGTGGCTAACCCGTAATGTGTGCCAAAAGCGGTATATTGAAATTGTAGATATCCTATGAAAATGATGCTTAAAAGTACAGCAGCAAGTAGGAGATAGTCAAATATGGGGTTTTCAAAATTGGTTTGCTGTTTTTGAAATCCAATGGAGTTTTTAAAACTGAAGTAAAAACAAATTGCAGTTACTACTAATAATAAAGTAAGAATAGCAATATGGCCAATGCTGTCAATGTTTTCATATATTAATATACCAATGCCGGAAGTAAACAATAAAACGGAGAGGTATACCAATAATTTCAGTTCTGTATTTAATGAAAAAATATTTAAATCTCGGTGAGCAATAATTTGCTCCCTTTGCACTTTGTTGATTAATTTTTTTTCAAAAAGTTTATCTGTCGCACTTTCTTCAAATTTTTCCATTATGGTCTTTTAAAGTTACTCTTCTCAAATGTACATTATTTCTTTATTTTTTGATATTTGAGTATCGTAATATTTAGATCAATTGCGTTTTAATTCCTTAAAAAAACACTACAGTTATTTGTAGTGTGCTGACGAACTTAATAGTGAAATAGATATATTTTCCAAAAGAACAGGAAATCAAATCTTGTTTTGTAGATCAAATATATCATTAAAATTAAGGATGAAGCAACAAAACGATTGGACGAAATTATAGGAAACTTAACTCAAATAAATGATGAACAAATGTTTTTTGATATGGATTATTATTGGTTTCAGTACAAGCATGATTTGGTTTGATGAATACCTAATAAATTGGATAAAACCAACAGTTTAAATTTAAACTATAAAAAAATCCATTCGCATCAACGAATGGATTTTTTAGTAACAACTATTTTGGTTTTGAATTAATAAGAATCTTTCATTTTCTTTTTTATGGCATCCAAACAAAGGTTGTTAATGCTTCCTTCGTGCGTATGCTTGGTTTCTTTTGGTGATTGAAATGTTCCATTTTCCAGTTGTTCGGCAACGGCTTTATAAGCATCTCTAAAAGGCATTCCCGCAACCACCATTTCATTTAAAGTATCAACGGTAAACAAATAATTGTACTTTGGGTCGGCAAGTATATTGTCTTTTACTTTGATGTCTTTGATAGAAAAAATCGCAATATCCAAACAGGCTTTCAGGTTTTGAATCGCTGGGAACAATCCTTCTTTTAATAATTGTAAATCCCTGTGGTAGCCACTTGGAAGGTTGTTCGTAATTAAAGTAATTTCGTATGGTAAGGCTTGAATTTTGTTGCATTTTCCACGAATCAACTCAAAAACATCTGGGTTTTTCTTGTGTGGCATAATACTCGAACCGGTTGTAAGATGCGAAGGCAAAGTGATAAAATCAAAATTCTGACTCATGTACAAACAAACATCCATCGAGAATTTAGCCAAAGTTGCTGCCACGCTACTCATAGCAAAAGCCACTGTTTTCTCTGATTTTCCTCGGCTCATTTGTGCGGCAACTGAATTGAATTTTAAAGTTTCAAAACCTAATTCCTGTGTCGTGAATGTTCTGTTGATAGGAAATGAACTTCCGTAACCTGCAGCTGATCCTAATGGGTTTTGGTCTACAATTTTCAAAGCTGCATTCAACATCGTAATATCATCAATCAAAGTTTCAGCGTAGGCGGAAAACCACATCCCAAAAGAAGACGGCATTGCAATTTGAAGGTGCGTGTATCCTGGCAATAAAACATTTTGGTGTTTATCTGCTGATTCCATTAGCAAATCAAAAAGGCTTTTTACTTGCTCTTTCAGCTCTTTAACGACATCTTTCAAGTATAAATTAACATCTACCAAAACTTGGTCGTTACGAGAACGGGCGGTATGAATTTTTTTTCCGGCGTTTCCCAATTTTACTGTAAGTAAATATTCGATTTTGGAATGTACATCTTCAAAGCTGTCTTCGATTTCGAATTTTCCGTTTTCAGCATCTTTTATTATTTCTTCCAAAGCTAAAACCAAAGAAACGGTTTCGGAGTCTGTTAAAAGACCGATTTGTCCCAGCATTTTAGCATGTGCAATAGAACCTAATGCATCATATTTTGCCAGAACTAAATCCAGTTCTCTGTCGTTTCCAACGGTAAAATGTTCAATTTGCTTATCGGTTGGTATTCCTTTTTCCCAAAGTTTCATAGGTGTATTTTTTTTGTATCGTATTATCGTAGGGACA contains:
- the clpB gene encoding ATP-dependent chaperone ClpB, which produces MNINKFTIKSQEAIQLSQQLAQSQGQQQIENEHIFKAIFEVDENVAPFILKKLNVNVPLFLQILDSTIQSFPKVSGGEIMLSRTANTTLNEAEIIAKKMNDEFVSVEHLILAIFDSKTKAAQILKDQGVTGKGLKAAIEELRKGERVTSASAEENYNSLNKYAKNLNELARSGKLDPVIGRDEEIRRVLQILTRRTKNNPMLVGEPGVGKTAIAEGLAHRIVDGDVPDNLKDKIVYSLDMGALIAGAKYKGEFEERLKSVVKEVTSAEGDIVLFIDEIHTLVGAGGGEGAMDAANILKPALARGELRAIGATTLDEYQKYFEKDKALERRFQKIMVEEPDTESAISILRGIKEKYETHHKVQIKDDAIIAAVELSQRYITNRFLPDKAIDLMDEAASKLRMEINSKPEELDVLDRKIMQLEIEIEAIKREKDESKLKILGMDLANLKEDRNEIYAKWKSEKDVVDNIQAVKTEIEDFKYEAERAEREGDYGKVAEIRYGKIKEAQERLDILLKELQENQSGTSLIKEEVTREDIAEVVAKWTGIPVMKMLQGEREKLLKLEDELHHRVVGQEEAIQAVSDAVRRSRAGLQDMKKPVGTFLFLGTTGVGKTELAKALAEYLFDDENAMTRIDMSEYQERHSVSRLVGAPPGYVGYDEGGQLTEAVRRKPYSVILLDEIEKAHPDTFNILLQVLDEGRLTDNKGRLADFKNTIIIMTSNMGSQIIQDKFENLKGGVEAATEAAKVEVLGLLKQTVRPEFINRIDEIVMFTPLTNENIAQIVGLQLKSVTKMLAQQGITMDATPEAIAYLSEKGYDPQFGARPVKRVIQRDVLNELSKEILSGKITTDSIVLIDAFDGKLVFRNQSELVH
- a CDS encoding IS982 family transposase; this translates as MSDLEVVALSLTSEFMSIDSENSFFNQLQNGQISNLIERSQYNKRRKKLFHFAEEIRQHLYSKFTEFENYFVVDSMPLEICKMARHNRIKICKGDFQTAPDKGFCASQNSWFYGYKLHGVCTVSGVFQSIDITKASVHDVHLLKDLKYQMSDCVLLGDRGYLSSPLQLDLFETANIKLETPMRINQIGYKKQPYIFRKSRKRIETLFSQLCDQFMIRRNYAKSFQGFKTRILAKITALTLVQFINKFIFERPINNIKTQII
- a CDS encoding OsmC family protein produces the protein MGFKHVFKAKLDWFFSKNEAAKYTKSHTITIDGKSVLNVSAAKAFKGDPALHNPEDLLLSSVVSCHMMSYLYLCKQNDIEVVSYTDEAEATLEVSADGSGRFIAITLNPKVRITNKEKIVEALSLHKKANQLCFIANSCNFPILHCPTCEIEALD
- a CDS encoding site-specific integrase is translated as MASVKLILRTHQVDQTGHSPLYIRIIKDRKTKFITAGVKLKENEWDEVKQKVKKNHSNSARMNAALSQKIADAEGQVADMERKIKTVSVKKLKEAIKGKEVPNFFEYARKRLEKIKSTVSYSTYRAYTSQVDKFEKYMGTKDVYFDEITVALLNDYKFHLGDTLGNGDTTQRLSIIVLGTIFRDAIREEVIPETMFPFSKITLKISSSKRLFLNKVQIDALTNLKLIEGKKAMMWRDLFLFSIYAGGLRFSDVIEMQYSNYNEAEHKINKHIRKTGRVHQFKIGKVAIDILEKYKKVNANHDDFIFPIIMDKEGYLNSEAKRYFQTAAFNKLANWHLKKMGTKINLPFDLSFHLSRHSFATNALNNGMRIEHVSKLMDHRDISTTQVYAKIISEELDKAVDNYIF
- a CDS encoding DUF808 domain-containing protein, yielding MASGFFALLDDIAAIMDDIAVMSKFAAKKTAGILGDDLAVNAEKASGFVSSRELPVLWAIAKGSLLNKAIILPIAFLLSAFLPVAVIIILVLGGLYLAYEGAEKIYEYFFPHENSKHEISLEPMTEEEILTLEKVKIKSAIVTDFILSVEIVIIALGTVIGKPILSQILVVSIIAILATVGVYGIVALIVRMDEAGLKLIQLNTREQSFTNKLGNILVKALPKVIKSLSFIGTIALLLVAGGIFVHNIGFLHGVLPQLPSIVTEFLIGLVIGGIVLGIVTLFKKIIAKK
- the ytxJ gene encoding bacillithiol system redox-active protein YtxJ translates to MSFFKNMFNSSEEKDSNENKINWNELTDLGQLSEIIEISNEKPVAIFKHSTRCSVSRMALKQFENEFNSSDKVTPYFLDLIAHRDISNEIANRFGVTHQSPQLILIKDGKAIYNVSHSDIDAEELGKKV
- a CDS encoding HAD family hydrolase, which gives rise to MAFKGIIFDLDGTLVNSLEDIADAMNSVLISLNYPTHSYDAYQYFIGSGLRNLVSKAMPATHNDETQINQCYDLMVAIYRDNCTCKTKAYDGIFELLDELKSRNIKLSVFSNKADDLTKEITATLFPDYFNPIVGLTTEALKKPNPFKTMEISKSFGLKAEEIIFIGDSGIDMQTATNANMFAVGVSWGYRPEEELLSNGAKYILNQPSDLIEIL